A single genomic interval of Burkholderia sp. HI2500 harbors:
- a CDS encoding helix-turn-helix domain-containing protein, whose translation MEAPDQDFPVQDLLRRLMADTRSSSEIARLSGVSQPTVSRLRLSNGHRLRRSAPFNKLCSFYGVDTGPSRRQYNDLLRDAIVDAWDGSDEHGRALLVVIQGLKGLQAKADDG comes from the coding sequence ATGGAAGCCCCGGACCAAGATTTTCCCGTTCAAGACCTGTTGCGCCGCCTGATGGCAGATACACGCTCGTCCAGCGAAATTGCGCGACTCTCCGGGGTCAGCCAGCCGACCGTATCGCGCCTGAGGCTGTCGAACGGGCACCGGCTGCGCCGCAGCGCGCCATTCAATAAGCTATGCAGTTTCTATGGTGTCGACACCGGGCCGTCGCGCCGCCAGTACAACGACCTGCTGCGCGACGCGATCGTCGACGCGTGGGACGGGTCGGATGAGCATGGGCGCGCGCTGCTGGTCGTGATTCAGGGGTTGAAGGGGCTGCAGGCGAAGGCGGATGATGGGTGA
- a CDS encoding DUF6881 domain-containing protein, whose translation MIAIDVAWKHAFETEPVRLVSVLDRDRYEVRKLEFFRDGQVGFADDARSSHGTELGTVPVPSLVEINADPEFDGREITLEDFETLWSRHVTRIDRVD comes from the coding sequence ATGATTGCAATCGATGTCGCGTGGAAACACGCTTTCGAGACAGAGCCGGTCCGGCTCGTTTCGGTGCTGGATCGGGATCGCTATGAGGTGCGCAAGCTCGAATTCTTTCGCGACGGCCAGGTGGGATTTGCCGACGATGCGAGGTCGTCGCATGGAACGGAGCTTGGAACGGTTCCCGTGCCGTCGCTGGTCGAGATCAACGCCGATCCTGAATTCGATGGAAGAGAGATCACGCTGGAAGATTTCGAAACGCTATGGTCGCGCCATGTGACACGTATCGATCGCGTCGACTGA
- a CDS encoding carboxymuconolactone decarboxylase family protein → MSEPTSAARKAFGAIAPALADYTDNVLFGDVWQRPGLSPRDRSLVTVASLVSLYRVNELPFHLKKALDNGLTRDELVEAITHLAFYSGWPTASSALTIAQRVFDEAGV, encoded by the coding sequence ATGTCCGAACCGACTTCCGCCGCACGCAAAGCGTTCGGCGCCATCGCCCCCGCCCTCGCCGACTACACCGACAACGTGCTGTTCGGCGACGTCTGGCAGCGCCCCGGCCTGTCGCCGCGCGATCGCAGCCTCGTCACGGTCGCGAGCCTCGTGTCGCTGTATCGCGTCAACGAACTTCCATTCCACCTGAAGAAAGCGCTCGACAACGGCCTCACGCGCGACGAGCTGGTCGAAGCGATCACGCACCTCGCGTTCTACTCGGGCTGGCCGACCGCAAGCTCGGCGCTGACGATCGCGCAGCGCGTGTTCGACGAAGCCGGCGTGTAA
- the pbpC gene encoding penicillin-binding protein 1C codes for MADDVSVRRHVLHGAGRWLHRWQNWIAGVLLVFGALAACRLWPHPPLRDWKPSSVAVTDAQGHLLRLTLAKDDRYRLWVPLDRMSPQLVEAVMLHEDRWFWWHPGFNPYGLARGAWITYVRGGDPQGGSTLTMQLARSLWRLNTRTPTGKLEQVARAVQLELFYSKRQILEAYLNDAPYGRNVEGAGTASVVYFDRMPDALTLPEALALAVIPQDPARRVRGGQDEINRALAVSRNRLYARWLTKHPGDASLKPLFALPLAMRSLSALPFDAPHAVDQALAARSAWRTSSSATANDSDADARLVTTLDLDLQRTLERQIARYVARNDTRGVRNAAAILVDTRDMGVKALVGSANFFDRTIDGQVNGTLARRSPGSTLKPFIYALGFDQGVLHPQTVLRDVPTAFGPYAPENFDGHFLGPITATDALNRSRNVPAVWVASQLKSPDLYRFLQEAGVRRLASAQHYGLALVLGGGEVTMQDLAALYAMLANRGEFRPLRLRADEPALPGKRLLSAEASYMTMDMLRQHLRPDETSGAQPSSVPVYWKTGTSWSFRDAWTAGVFGPYVLVVWVGNFDNSTNTAFVGVDAAAPLFFQVVDALNAERTLVEPPRAMPPKLKRVRICLASGDLPNEWCPQQGWTWFIPGTSPIRVSTVHRPVVIDEATGKAACPPYDGKRTHAAIFEFWPSDLQQVFVQAGIPRRRPPQNADCRDAGQVEGDPPRITSPLRGSTYAMRVKSTEETRIAFNATADASAHALYWFVNDVFVGRGVPGDALFWQPRTAGSYTVRVVDDHGRSDQRPLAVGLEQ; via the coding sequence GTGGCTGACGACGTTTCGGTGCGCCGGCACGTGCTGCACGGCGCCGGCCGCTGGCTGCATCGCTGGCAGAACTGGATCGCCGGCGTGCTGCTCGTGTTCGGCGCGCTGGCCGCGTGCCGGCTGTGGCCGCATCCGCCGCTGCGCGACTGGAAGCCGTCGTCGGTCGCGGTAACCGACGCACAGGGCCACTTGCTGCGGCTCACGCTCGCGAAGGACGATCGCTACCGGCTGTGGGTGCCGCTCGACCGGATGTCGCCGCAGCTCGTCGAAGCCGTGATGCTGCACGAGGACCGCTGGTTCTGGTGGCATCCCGGCTTCAACCCGTACGGGCTCGCACGCGGCGCGTGGATCACGTATGTGCGCGGCGGCGATCCGCAGGGCGGCTCGACGCTGACGATGCAGCTCGCGCGCTCGCTGTGGCGGCTGAACACGCGCACACCGACCGGCAAGCTCGAGCAGGTGGCGCGCGCGGTGCAGCTCGAACTGTTCTATTCGAAACGGCAGATCCTCGAAGCGTATCTGAACGATGCGCCGTACGGCCGCAACGTCGAAGGCGCGGGCACCGCGAGCGTCGTCTATTTCGACCGGATGCCCGACGCGCTGACGCTGCCCGAGGCGCTCGCGCTCGCGGTGATTCCACAGGACCCGGCGCGACGGGTGCGCGGCGGGCAGGATGAAATCAACCGCGCGCTGGCCGTGTCGCGCAACCGGCTGTATGCGCGCTGGCTGACGAAGCATCCGGGCGATGCGTCGCTCAAGCCGCTGTTTGCGTTGCCGCTTGCAATGCGGTCGCTGTCCGCGCTTCCGTTCGATGCGCCGCATGCGGTCGACCAGGCACTCGCCGCACGCAGCGCGTGGCGAACGTCCTCGAGTGCGACGGCGAACGACAGCGACGCCGATGCGCGGCTCGTGACGACGCTCGATCTCGACCTTCAACGCACACTCGAACGGCAGATCGCACGCTATGTCGCGCGCAACGACACGCGCGGCGTGCGCAACGCGGCGGCGATCCTCGTCGATACGCGCGACATGGGCGTGAAGGCGCTCGTCGGTTCCGCGAACTTCTTCGACCGCACGATCGACGGGCAGGTGAACGGCACGCTTGCGCGGCGCTCGCCGGGATCGACGCTCAAGCCGTTCATCTATGCGCTCGGTTTCGACCAGGGCGTGCTGCATCCGCAGACCGTGCTGCGCGACGTGCCGACCGCATTCGGCCCGTATGCGCCGGAGAATTTCGACGGTCATTTCCTCGGGCCGATCACCGCGACCGATGCACTGAACCGCAGCCGCAACGTGCCGGCCGTGTGGGTCGCGTCGCAGCTCAAGTCGCCCGATCTGTACCGGTTCCTGCAGGAAGCCGGCGTGCGCCGGCTCGCAAGCGCGCAGCACTACGGGCTCGCGCTGGTGCTCGGCGGCGGCGAAGTGACGATGCAGGATCTCGCGGCGCTCTACGCGATGCTCGCGAATCGCGGCGAGTTCCGGCCGCTGCGGCTGCGCGCGGACGAGCCGGCGCTGCCTGGCAAGCGCCTGCTGAGCGCCGAGGCGAGCTACATGACGATGGACATGCTGCGCCAGCATCTGCGCCCTGACGAGACGAGCGGCGCGCAGCCGTCGAGCGTGCCTGTCTACTGGAAGACCGGCACGTCATGGTCGTTCCGCGATGCGTGGACGGCCGGCGTGTTCGGCCCGTACGTGCTGGTCGTGTGGGTCGGCAACTTCGACAACTCGACCAATACGGCGTTCGTCGGCGTCGACGCGGCCGCGCCGCTGTTCTTTCAGGTTGTCGATGCGCTGAATGCCGAGCGCACGCTCGTCGAGCCGCCGCGCGCGATGCCGCCGAAGCTGAAGCGCGTGCGGATCTGCCTCGCGAGCGGCGACTTGCCGAACGAGTGGTGCCCGCAGCAGGGCTGGACGTGGTTCATTCCGGGCACGTCGCCGATTCGCGTGAGCACCGTGCATCGGCCGGTCGTGATCGACGAGGCGACGGGGAAGGCCGCGTGCCCGCCGTACGATGGCAAGCGCACGCATGCGGCGATCTTCGAGTTCTGGCCGTCGGATCTGCAGCAGGTGTTCGTGCAGGCAGGCATTCCGCGCCGACGGCCGCCCCAGAATGCGGACTGTCGCGACGCGGGGCAGGTCGAGGGTGATCCGCCGCGCATCACGTCGCCGCTGCGCGGGAGTACGTATGCGATGCGTGTGAAGAGTACGGAGGAGACGCGCATCGCATTCAACGCGACCGCAGATGCGAGTGCGCACGCGCTGTACTGGTTCGTCAACGATGTGTTCGTCGGGCGCGGTGTGCCGGGCGATGCGCTGTTCTGGCAGCCGCGGACGGCCGGCAGTTATACGGTGCGGGTGGTTGACGATCACGGGCGCAGCGATCAGCGGCCGTTGGCGGTGGGGTTGGAGCAGTAG
- a CDS encoding aldo/keto reductase: MDYRYLGRSALKVSPLCLGAMMFGGETDEATSARIIDKAFDQGINFIDTADVYHAGRSEEVVGRAIASRRDSWVVATKFGYPAGPDAGPNRQGQSRNWIVESVDASLKRLGTDYIDILYFHRALTDAPLDEGMRAIADLIRQGKVRYFGLSNFKGWRIAEIVRLADQLGIDRPVASEPLYNLVDRTAEVEQLPAAAHYGIGVVPYSPLARGVLTGKYAVDAQPPADSRAGRGDRRIQQTEWRPESLHIAQQVAAHAAARGTTSVAFALAWVMKNRIVSSTIAGPRTEAHWDSYVDALKLALGPDDERFVDSLVPPGHASTHGYTDPGYPVEGRKV, encoded by the coding sequence ATGGATTACCGCTATCTCGGGCGCAGCGCGCTCAAGGTGTCGCCGCTGTGTCTCGGTGCAATGATGTTCGGCGGCGAAACCGACGAAGCGACATCGGCGCGCATCATCGACAAGGCGTTCGACCAGGGCATCAACTTCATCGACACGGCCGACGTCTATCACGCCGGCCGCTCGGAAGAAGTGGTCGGCCGCGCGATTGCGTCGCGTCGCGACAGCTGGGTCGTCGCGACGAAGTTCGGCTATCCGGCCGGGCCGGACGCAGGGCCGAACCGGCAGGGCCAGTCGCGCAATTGGATCGTCGAATCGGTCGACGCGAGCCTGAAGCGGCTCGGCACCGACTACATCGACATCCTCTATTTCCATCGCGCGCTGACCGATGCGCCGCTCGACGAAGGCATGCGCGCGATCGCCGACCTGATCCGGCAAGGCAAGGTGCGCTACTTCGGGCTGTCGAACTTCAAGGGCTGGCGCATCGCCGAGATCGTGCGGCTCGCGGACCAGCTTGGCATCGATCGCCCGGTCGCGAGCGAACCGCTGTACAACCTCGTCGATCGCACGGCCGAGGTCGAACAGCTTCCGGCCGCCGCGCATTACGGGATCGGCGTCGTGCCGTACAGCCCGCTCGCGCGCGGCGTACTGACCGGCAAATATGCAGTCGATGCGCAGCCGCCCGCCGATTCGCGCGCGGGCCGCGGCGACCGTCGCATCCAGCAAACGGAATGGCGCCCCGAATCGTTGCACATCGCGCAGCAGGTGGCCGCGCATGCCGCCGCGCGCGGCACGACGTCGGTTGCGTTCGCGCTCGCGTGGGTCATGAAGAACCGCATCGTCAGCTCGACGATCGCGGGGCCGCGCACCGAAGCACACTGGGACAGCTACGTCGATGCGCTGAAGCTCGCACTCGGCCCGGACGACGAACGGTTCGTCGATTCGCTCGTGCCGCCCGGGCATGCCTCGACGCACGGCTATACCGATCCCGGCTATCCGGTAGAAGGCCGCAAGGTTTGA